A window of the Hordeum vulgare subsp. vulgare chromosome 5H, MorexV3_pseudomolecules_assembly, whole genome shotgun sequence genome harbors these coding sequences:
- the LOC123395853 gene encoding probable acyl-activating enzyme 17, peroxisomal, producing the protein MAATANKPLAAITADDLAAAGATEPAALHSAVRGAVDAASARGPAAVWGELSRGVLRPGVPFAVHRMLYYGCYAGSPSATPPAWTPDPDEAALTNVGRVLEARGSEIIGQAYKDPVTSFRDFHKFSNENPEAYWKMVFEEMGITFSVEPSCILRDSDVDPGGEWLPGAVLNAAANCLTAKPGRTSSDVAIVWRDEGKDSEPLNFVTVEELRKKVSLVANALDALNLVKGSAIAIDMPMNVNAVVIYLAIVLAGYIVVSIADSFAAPAISMRLKISEAKAIFTQDCILRDDKELPLYSRIVEAKAPMAIVIPARGTSTSVKGLRTDDLSWEDFLGRADHTKANIYTTVEQPAYQFSNILFSSGTTGEPKAIPWTHLTPLKAAADGWCHMDIRKGDVVAWPTNLGWMMGPWLVYASLLNGASMALYNGSPNSSGFAKFVQDAKVTMLGVVPSIVRTWKSTDCTAGFDWSTIRCFSSTGEASSVDDYLWLMGRACYKPVIEYCGGTEIGGGFITGSLLQPQALSAFSTPAMGCNLFILDSIGNPLPQDSAGIGELALDPTLFGSSTTLLNADHHEVYFSGMPEWNGKVLRRHGDEFERTTEGYYRAHGRADDTMNLGGIKVSSIEIERICNRVNDAILETAAIGVPPVGGGPEQLTIAVVFKDQSPQAEDLNQLKLMFNSALKKLNPLFKVSSVVVVSSLPRTASNKVMRRVLRKEFTQAKHSKI; encoded by the exons ATGGCCGCGACAGCGAACAAGCCCCTGGCTGCGATCACCGCCGACGACCTCGCCGCGGCGGGGGCGACGGAGCCCGCCGCACTCCACTCGGCGGTCCGCGGCGCTGTGGACGCCGCCAGCGCCCGCGGGCCCGCCGCGGTGTGGGGGGAGCTCTCGCGGGGCGTGCTTCGCCCGGGTGTGCCCTTCGCCGTCCACCGGATGCTCTACTACGGCTGCTACGCCGGGTCCCCGTCCGCCACGCCGCCCGCCTGGACGCCCGACCC CGACGAGGCCGCCCTGACCAATGTTGGCCGCGTCCTGGAGGCGCGCGGGAGTGAGATCATCGGCCAAGCGTACAAGGATCCGGTCACCAGCTTCCGGGACTTCCACAAGTTCTCCAACGAGAATCCAGAG GCATATTGGAAGATGGTCTTCGAGGAGATGGGCATCACATTCAGCGTGGAGCCATCTTGCATCTTGCGTGACAGTGATGTGGACCCCGGTGGCGAATGGTTGCCAGGGGCTGTGCTGAATGCTGCTGCCAATTGCTTGACTGCTAAACCAGGAAGGACTTCCAGCGACGTTGCCATTGTGTGGAGGGACGAGGGCAAGGATTCCGAGCCCCTCAACTTTGTGACTGTGGAGGAATTGAGGAAAAAAGTCAG CCTTGTGGCAAATGCGCTCGATGCACTTAATCTGGTAAAGGGATCTGCTATTGCAATTGACATGCCTATGAATGTGAATGCTGTTGTTATCTACCTCGCGATCGTGTTAGCGGGATACATTGTTGTCTCGATTGCTGACAGCTTTGCTGCACCTGCAATATCAATGAGGCTAAAGATATCAGAGGCTAAAGCTATTTTCACCCAG GATTGCATCCTTCGAGATGACAAGGAACTGCCATTGTATAG TAGAATTGTGGAGGCCAAAGCCCCTATGGCTATCGTGATCCCTGCAAGGGGAACATCCACATCTGTAAAAGGACTGCGTACTGATGACCTTTCCTGGGAAGATTTTCTGGGAAGGGCTGATCATACTAA GGCTAATATTTATACCACAGTAGAGCAGCCTGCCTACCAGTTCAGTAATATCCTATTTTCATCGGGGACCACAG GAGAGCCAAAGGCGATTCCATGGACACATTTGACCCCTCTTAAGGCAGCTGCTGATGGATGGTGTCACATGGATATTCGTAAAGGTGATGTTGTTGCGTGGCCTACAAACCTTGGTTGGATGATGGGTCCCTGGCTTGTCTATGCCTCACTATTGAATGGAGCATCCATGGCGCTGTATAATGGCTCCCCGAATAGTTCAGGTTTTGCAAAATTTGTACAG GATGCTAAGGTGACAATGCTTGGAGTGGTACCCAGCATTGTTCGCACATGGAAAAGTACAGATTGTACTGCAGGATTTGATTGGTCAACCATCAG ATGCTTTAGCTCAACTGGGGAGGCATCAAGTGTGGATGATTATTTGTGGCTGATGGGAAGAGCTTGCTACAAACCAGTAATCGAGTATTGTGGTGGCACAGAAATTGGTGGTGGATTTATTACTGGATCCCTGCTGCAACCTCAAGCATTGTCAGCATTCAGTACACCTGCCATGGGTTGCAACCTGTTTATTCTTGACAGCATTGGGAATCCCTTA CCACAGGATTCTGCTGGTATTGGAGAACTTGCGCTCGATCCAACATTATTTGGGTCATCAACGACACTGCTCAATGCTGATCATCATGAGGTGTACTTCAGTGGAATGCCAGAATGGAATGGGAAG GTCCTCCGGAGGCATGGCGATGAATTTGAACGTACCACAGAAGGATATTATAGGGCTCATGGACGCGCGGATGATACGATGAACCTTGGTGGCATTAAG GTCAGTTCCATCGAGATTGAGAGGATCTGCAACAGGGTTAATGATGCCATTCTTGAAACGGCAGCTATTGGGGTCCCACCTGTAGGGGGCGGCCCCGAACAGTTGACCATAGCCGTCGTATTCAAAGATCAAAGTCCGCAAGCAGAAGATTTGAATCAACTGAAACTAATGTTCAACTCTGCTCTGAAGAAATTGAATCCTCTTTTCAAG GTTTCATCGGTCGTTGTCGTGTCATCGCTCCCTCGAACCGCCTCAAACAAGGTCATGAGGAGAGTCCTACGCAAGGAGTTCACCCAGGCAAAGCACTCTAAAATCTAG
- the LOC123397724 gene encoding uncharacterized protein LOC123397724 has protein sequence MGKLARLVDGIKTRLIRKKGEDQEEASPACYDKVGKTESMRVEIRSRRARELIAKNLAAADSIGHGGAVKKAKKRFFAF, from the coding sequence atggGGAAGCTGGCGAGGCTCGTCGACGGCATCAAGACCAGGCTGATCAGGAAGAAAGGGGAGGACCAGGAGGAGGCGTCGCCAGCGTGCTACGACAAGGTGGGCAAGACGGAGAGCATGAGGGTGGAGATCAGGAGCCGCCGCGCGCGGGAGCTCATCGCCAAGAACCTCGCCGCCGCCGACTCCATCGGCCACGGCGGCGCCGTCAAGAAGGCCAAGAAGCGCTTCTTCGCCTTCTGA